TTACTAATTCTTGAAGTAATAAAAATCAAGTCTGTAATTGGTTTTACTATAATATAGGATAGCTTTAGAGAAAACCAAATTGACATTAGAGCTGAAAAAAATATGGCTAGAAGATAAAACTTAAAATATTTACTACCAAGCCCATTTACAATTTTAAGTGGCATAGAACTTCTAATAATAAGACCATCATCAAAAACGGTGGCAAAATACATCATATTTTTTTCCGTAGACGTACTATATCTAACTGAAAATCCACTGCCACTTTTTCTTGCTTCTATTATTTCTTGCCTATCATTGTGATTAGGCATAGTTTCTCCATTTACAGCTGAATCATAAATAACTTTCCCCTTCTTATCCACATAGGTTATTCTCAGCTCGGAACCCGCTAAGTTTTTCACGAAAAATTTTTCAGGGTCTTTTAAATTTTTACTTTGTAACAAGCTAATTATCATATTATTATTTATTTGAAGTTTATCTTTTAGACTTTGTTGATATTCATAATTAAAAATAGATACAAATAAAACAGTTACTACTGCAAATATAAAAATTACTGTACTGAGCAAATATATAAGTAATTTTTTTTTCATAATCAATCACCAAAATTAAATCTATATCCTATGCCTCTAATAGTTTGGATATAAGCTGGATTTTTATCATCTACTTCAATTTTTTGTCTTAAATGTCTTATATGAACGTCGACAGTTCTTGTTTCTCCTAAGTATTCATAACCCCATATTTTGTCTAATAGAAAGTCTCTAGTCATAACTCTACCTTTATTTTTTATTAGAATTTCCAATAACTCAAATTCTTTTAAGGTTAAATCAACTTTATTTTCACTTTTAATTACCTCATGTTTACCAAAGTCAATAGCCAAATTGCCGATATTGAAAGTCTTTTCAACTAGCTGCATATTGGTTCTTCTAAGTATAGCTTTAATTCTTGCAACTAGCTCCCTTACTGAAAATGGCTTGGTAATATAGTCATCTGCACCTAGCTCAAGTCCTATTATTTTGTCTATTTCTTCACCTTTGGCTGTTATCATAATTATTGGCATATTTGCCATAGATGAGTCTTTCCTAATTTCCTTGCACACATCCAAGCCATCCATTCCAGGCAACATCAAATCTAGTAACATCAATTGTGGCAATTGTTCTTTAACAAGTTTTATAGCCTCTATACCATCGCCAGCGCATATAACCTTATACCCACTTTTCTCAAGATTAAATTTAATTAACTCCTGTATATGTTCTTCATCGTCTACCACTAATATTTTTTCTCCAGCCATGTTAATCCCTCCAAATTTTTCTTAATTAATCTATAGTGTTAAATATACAAAAGAAAACATTCTCCCTTGCTTATTTTCACTATTTCTATAGGAATATAATTCAAATTGCTTATTACAGACAGTACAAGTATTTGTAGTAGTAATATTTTCTTCTTTAATACCTTTTTCAACAAGCTGTGACAAAATACACTTTTCTAAATCCAATTTATTGTTATTGCTAATTTTAATATTACTATATATATTCTCACTAGTAAACTCTTCTATAAGCTCCTTGCTAACTTCATAGCAGCAACCACCAATATGTGGGCCAATGTAAACCCTAATATCCACAACATTTGAGCCATAATTTTCTTCTAGTCTTTCGATAGTTTTACTTACGATTAATGCTTTTGTACCTTTCCAACCGCTATGTATAGCGGCAATTGCACCTTTTTTAGTGTCTACTAAAATTACTGGAACACAATCTGCTGTAAAGACACCTATAGCTGTTTCGATTCTATCTGTTATTATTGCATCACCATCATTAATTGTTCCATCAAAATTGAAAATTATGTCACTGTGAATTTGATTTAAAAAGCCTATATCTTGTAAATTGTAATGTTCCTTAATTATTTCTAGATTTAGTAAGCCTTCCTTGGTATTTTTATTAAAGTCTAGTCTATCTTTTGCTGTAGAAAACAAAATCACTGCATTCTCATACTGAAATTTTATAAATTCATAATTATTAATAGTTTCAATTTTCATTATCTCACCTCATTATATGATGGCCATATTAAAATTTTGTAATTTGTCAAAGTACAAAAAAATGCCTAAGGTGCTTATTATTCCTTAGACATTAACTTTCTTATTTCTTCCATAAATGTATTTATATCTTTGAATTGCCTATAAACTGAAGCAAATCTCACATAAGAAACCTCATCTATATTTTTTAGTATACTCATAATGATTTCTCCTATATAGTCAGATTTCACTTCTGTAAGCATTTCATTATTCAACTGTTTCTCTACCTCATCACAAATGACTTCAATTTGCATTCTTGATACTGGTCTCTTTTGACAAGCCTTCATAAGGCCATTTATTATTTTTGATCTATCAAAATACTCTCTATTAAAATCCTTTTTTATAACTAAAATAGGTATATCCTCTACTTTTTCATAAGTAGTATATCGCTTAAAACAACTAAGACATTCTCTTCTTCTTCTAGTTGCAATATTATCCTCAGTTGATCTAGAATCTACTACCTTACTTTCTTCACAGCTGCAATATGGACACTTCAATGTTTTCACGCCCTTTTCCTTTATAGTTAGCAAATATACTAACATTATACACTTTTTCTTATAAATTAAAATACTTTAAGCACATAAAAATAAATAACAAGTATAATGACTTGTTATTTGTTTTTATGTGCCACACTATTCATTTTCTATATTTAAGTCACTACCATCTACAAGAATAACATCCACACCAATTTTTTTCACTTTTTCCCAAGGTATCTCAATACTATTATTTTTATTGAACCAAGACGATTTTTGAGTCGGAAGCAAGATTGAAATAATTCTATATTCTTCACAATCAACTTTTAAATCTTTGATGTATCCCAGTTTTGAGCCTGAATTTATATCTATAATTTCCATCTGTCTTAAGTTATTTATTGCAAACATTAAGCTATCCACTTTATTACCCCCCATAAGTTTTTGTAAAACCGCCTTTTAAAGATAGATAGTACTTATACTATACTATTTTTAAAATACATAACACTATATATTATTTATATTCATCAGTTACTAAAAATATTATTTATAATTGGAACAATTTTAATTTTTTACAATAACGCATCTAGCAATAAAAAATTTCAAGCATAATTTAGAATGGATTGCAAAAAGGTCCCACAAGGGGACCTTATACATACTTTCTCATGTGTTTTAATGCAGTTTTTTCTAGTCTAGAAACCTGCAGCTTAGGTATACCTATTTCATTAGCTACTTCCATTTGAGTTCTTCCATGGGCAAATCTTAAGTTTAAGATTAATTTTTCTCTACCATTTAAGTTTTTCATTGCCTCTTTAATTCTTATATCTTCAAGCCAATTATCATCTAAGCTTTTACTGTCACCTATTTTATCCATTACATAAATAGCATCTTCACCATTATGATAAAGTGGTTCAAATAAAAATACAGGATCTTGTAATGTATCGAGTGCAAATACAACGTCTTCCTTTGGTAGTTCTAATTCCGTTGCTATTTGGGATATGGTGGGTTCTTTATTATCCTCTTTCACCAATCTATCTCTAGCTTGCAATGCGCTATACGCAATATCCTGGAGTGCCATACTAAACCTAACAGGACTATTATCACTTAGGTACCTTCTTATTTCCTCAATAATTATAGGAACTGCATATGTTGAAAACTTAACATTCAAACTTAAATCAAAATTATCTATAGAATTCATTAAACTATTACTGGCTATTTGAAATAAATCATTCGAGTTTACTCCACTATTATTGAAGTGTTCTATTATACTTAAAATAAGTCTATTATTTCCTTTAATAAATGTTTCTCTACACTCAACATCACCATGTTGCACCCTAAATAGCAGCTCTTTCATTTCTTTTTCTTTTAATACTTGTAATTTCGAAGAATTTACTCCACATATTTCTACTTTATTGTTCATCATAAGGACATCATTCCCTTCAGAGTAATTGTCTTAAATTATGTCCTTATGATTTAATTTTTATACCTAAAGACAACCCTACACCATTTTATTTATTTCTTTTTTTAATCTTTTTATAATTCTTTTTTCAAGTCTTGATATATATGATTGTGATATTCCAAGGATATCAGCCACTTCCTTTTGTGTTTTTTCTGTAGCTCCATTTAATCCAAATCTTAGTTGTACAATTTCTTTTTCCCTTGAATTTAAACGTTGCATAGCAAGCCAAAGCAATTGTTTATCTACATCATCTTCAATAATATTGTAAACTACATCATTATCTGTACCAAGTATGTCAGAAAGTAATAATTCATTACCGTCCCAATCAACATTTAGGGGCTCATAAAAAGATATTTCCGTTTTAATTTTACTATTCCGCCTAAGATACATTAAAATTTCATTTTCAATACATCTTGATGCATATGTAGCTAGCTTGATTTTTTTTTCAGGATCAAAAGTATTAACTGCTTTGATAAGCCCTATGGTTCCTACGGAAATTAAGTCCTCAACATTTACACCTGTATTTTCAAACTTCCTAGCTATATATACTACTAGTCTTAAATTTCTTTCAATTAAGGTGGCTCTCACCTTTTTATCTCCTGTATCTAATCTGACTACTAATTCATCCTCTTCATCCTTAGTTAAAGGAGGCGGTAGTGCGTCATTCCCCCCTATATAAAACAAATTTTTTGAAAATACTTTGAATTTAACAATCAACTTGTTTAACACTACTTTAAAATTAAACATAATATCCTCCTTGTCTCTATTTTTTATACATAATATTTATTGTTTTTTAAACCTATTAACTTAGGATTCCTCTAGACATGAGTCCGTTATAGTCATTATCTTTACTTAATTTATACTCACAAAAGGCTATAATTACATCTCTTGTTTCAACGTTTTTTTTATCAATATGAATATTAATATATTCTGGTTTAAACCCTACAAGTCGCCCATTGGTTCCATTTAGCACAGTATAGGGAATGTAATAAGTATTGTTTTTTTCAAGCATTACCTCACTTAAAATATCCCGTTCAACAATTAATACTGGCAAATTAGTAGCAGGCTCACGAAGCTCATTTCCGGTATCTAAAAATGCCGTAATCGTTTTTTTATAACTTTTATTTATTATATCAATAGTGTATATAAGGGTTAATATCTTTTTTCTATCTCCTATAAAAATTATAATCCTATATATCAATATATAAATTACCATTACTGAAAGAAGTAGTTTTTCATAAGGAAAATTTATTATAATTACATCAAATGACATATTTTTACTATTGCTTATTTGAATAAATAAACACATCCCAGCTAAAAGAATTGAATATAGTATAAAGATTAGACAAGCTTTAATAATGAATATAATATTCTTTTCTCTAAAAACAATTAAAATCATTACAATGACTATTAATATTTTAAAAGGGATATATGATAAGTATTTAAGCCCTGGGTACACTACTGTTAAAACGTATAAGCTACCCACAAAACTTGATAAGCAAATCCACATAAGCTTTACTCTTTTTCTTAATGTTTGAACAGTAACATGCAATATGAATAGATTAACTATAAAATTTACTAATATAAGAACATCTACATATACTATCACTCGTCCTTCCTCCTTTAAAAACATTATATAACTTATACAATCAAAATTTTGTCATTTTTTACCACAATATTAATTTTTATTCTTTTATAAATCGTCACTAATTCCCATATTTTGTTTTAAACGCAAATAAAGTGCCTTTCGGCACTTTATTATTTGTTAGTTAGATTCGGATAAATTACAAGTCAGTATCCTAGTCTATTTTATTCTATTCTAACCTTACCTATTTAATTGAATGTATCTTATTTACTCTGTCTCCTTAAAAAAGCTGGAATTTCTAAATCAGAAGTCTCATAATCTTTAGTATAAGCAGCTTCTTCAATAGGTTTAACAAACTCTTTTTCTTTAGACTTTGGCACAGTTTTAACTTTTAACATTTTTTCATTTTCAAAACCAGTTGCAATAACTGTTATTCTTATTTCATCTTTTAGATTCTCATCTATAACTGCACCAAATATAATATTAGCATCTGGATCTGCAGCGCCTTGAACAATTTCCGCAGCTTCATTTATTTCAAGCAAGCCTAAGTCCGTTCCACCAGTAATATTTAAAAGTACACCAGTAGCACCAACTATAGAAGTTTCGAGTAATGGGCTTGAAATTGCTTGCTTTGCTGCTTCTTGAGATCTGTTATCACCTGAAGCTCTACCAACGCCCATATGTGCAAGACCTTTTGCAAGCATAATTGTTCTCACATCTGCAAAATCTAGATTTACAAGACCAGGTATAGTAATTAAATCAGATATACCTTGTATACCTTGTCTTAAAACATCATCTGCCATTTTGAAAGAGTCCATCAATGTAGTTTTTTTATCTACCATAGTTAATAATCTTTCATTTGGAATTGTTACCAACGTATCTACAGTTTCTTTAAGAGTTTTTATTCCTATTTCAGCATTAATCATTCTTTTTCTTCCCTCAAAAGGAAATGGTTTTGTTACAACTCCTACAGTTAGTATACCCATAGATTTAGCAATTTCTGCAACCACAGGTGCAGCACCAGTACCTGTACCACCACCCATACCAGCAGTAATAAATACCATATCTGCTCCTTTTATAGCTTGGGATATTTCATCTCTGCTTTCTTCTGCCGCTTTCATTCCAATCTCTGGATTGGCTCCTGCTCCTAGCCCCTTAGTTAATTTATCACCAATTTGAATTTTTTGTACCGCATGAGAAAGAATTAAAGCTTGCTTATCTGTGTTTATAGCTATAAACTCTACGTTTTTAAGTCCTTCCATAATCATTCTGTTTATAGCGTTATTTCCTCCGCCACCACACCCAATTACTTTAATTTGAGCAAATTCTTGAACATCAACATCGAAATCTAGCACAACACTACCTCCTTATTAGAAAAAGTCTGCAAAAAACCCTTTGATTTTTGCTGCAAATTCGTTTTTTCCATTTTTATTTTGTTTTTTTGACCATTTACCTTCATCTATCTCTTCAGAAAAGCTATTATTAGATTTAAGATTATTACTAGCTTGTACAACTATTCCAACTGCAGTAACGTATATGGGGCTAGCTGCGCCCACATAATCTGGAGAACCTATTCTTACTGATTTATTGAATATCTGTTTACTGAGCTCTGTGGTGCCTCTAAATAATGAGATACCTCCACCAACAATAACTATACCAGAAATATCCTTATAAAATTCACTATTTAGTAAGTTTCTTTTAATTAAGTTTAATAATTCTTCTACTCTAGCCTCTATTATATCAACTAACAAATTATTATCAATATCCGTGTAATTATCATAAGAATCTTTAACTCTAATTTTTTCTACATCAATTTCTTTACCCTTAACTAAACTTCCATATTTAAGCTTTAATCTTTCGCCTTCGCTAAAGGGAACCTTAAGACAAACTGATATATCATTAGTTATATTATTTCCACCTAATTGAAGAATAGAAGTATATTTTAATTTTGAACCCTTGTATATTGAGATATCTATGGTCTGTGCTCCAACATCTACAATTGCTATGCCCATATCTTTCTCTTCTCTTCGTAGAACAGCCTCTGAAATAGCCGATGGTTGAAGTACTATACCACTAACTTTAATTCCAGCACGTTTCACGCTTTTTAATAAATTATTAACTACGGTGGATTGTGCCATGACTACTTGTGCTTCAACTTCTAGCCTAGCTCCACTCATGCCTCTCGGGTCTTTGATATTGTCATAGCCATCTACAATATATTGTTCAGGTTCAACACCTACTATTTCTTTATCGGCTGGAACTGAGATAAGTTTAGCTGCTTCAATTACTCTGTCCACATCAGATTGTTTAATTTCTCTGTCTTCAGAAGATATTGCAATCATTCCAGTATTTCTTACTAGTTCACAAATTCCTCCAGGTAGTGATATATATGCCTCGCTTATCTGTATATCTGTCATACGCTCTAATTGTGTGATACATTGCTTTATAGCTTCAGCTGTACTATCAATATCTTTTACAACTGATTTATTTAAACCACTACATACCACTGATGTAATGCCTATAATCTGAAGTTTTCCACTGCTACCAACCTTACCAACTGCTCCACATATTTTCGATGAGCCTAAATCAATTCCTACTATATGTTCATTCATTAAGTTTATCCCCCCTCGTAAGAGAAACCTCAAGTGTATATATTCAACAAAAAAAGAAATTTTCCTCTTATTTAATTGGTTTTTTTATAATATTTATTATAAATTTAAATACAATTAAAGTTGCTTACATTTTATTCTATATTTGTAGCTGTATATAAACTTAATTAAAAATTTTCAAACTACATAATAATAATGACAACAATGTTTAAAAAGTTAACTTTTCTTCTAGTTTAGTATAATAGCAATATATAAAAAAAGCAATATTATATCACTTAGTTAACTTTATGTTAACCTTATCCAACAAATGTAAGATTAAAAACTTGCTTTAAAGTAAAAATAAAGCTAAAA
This DNA window, taken from Clostridium estertheticum, encodes the following:
- a CDS encoding response regulator, with the protein product MAGEKILVVDDEEHIQELIKFNLEKSGYKVICAGDGIEAIKLVKEQLPQLMLLDLMLPGMDGLDVCKEIRKDSSMANMPIIMITAKGEEIDKIIGLELGADDYITKPFSVRELVARIKAILRRTNMQLVEKTFNIGNLAIDFGKHEVIKSENKVDLTLKEFELLEILIKNKGRVMTRDFLLDKIWGYEYLGETRTVDVHIRHLRQKIEVDDKNPAYIQTIRGIGYRFNFGD
- the pgeF gene encoding peptidoglycan editing factor PgeF produces the protein MKIETINNYEFIKFQYENAVILFSTAKDRLDFNKNTKEGLLNLEIIKEHYNLQDIGFLNQIHSDIIFNFDGTINDGDAIITDRIETAIGVFTADCVPVILVDTKKGAIAAIHSGWKGTKALIVSKTIERLEENYGSNVVDIRVYIGPHIGGCCYEVSKELIEEFTSENIYSNIKISNNNKLDLEKCILSQLVEKGIKEENITTTNTCTVCNKQFELYSYRNSENKQGRMFSFVYLTL
- the nrdR gene encoding transcriptional regulator NrdR gives rise to the protein MKCPYCSCEESKVVDSRSTEDNIATRRRRECLSCFKRYTTYEKVEDIPILVIKKDFNREYFDRSKIINGLMKACQKRPVSRMQIEVICDEVEKQLNNEMLTEVKSDYIGEIIMSILKNIDEVSYVRFASVYRQFKDINTFMEEIRKLMSKE
- a CDS encoding YlmC/YmxH family sporulation protein — its product is MFAINNLRQMEIIDINSGSKLGYIKDLKVDCEEYRIISILLPTQKSSWFNKNNSIEIPWEKVKKIGVDVILVDGSDLNIENE
- the sigG gene encoding RNA polymerase sporulation sigma factor SigG, yielding MMNNKVEICGVNSSKLQVLKEKEMKELLFRVQHGDVECRETFIKGNNRLILSIIEHFNNSGVNSNDLFQIASNSLMNSIDNFDLSLNVKFSTYAVPIIIEEIRRYLSDNSPVRFSMALQDIAYSALQARDRLVKEDNKEPTISQIATELELPKEDVVFALDTLQDPVFLFEPLYHNGEDAIYVMDKIGDSKSLDDNWLEDIRIKEAMKNLNGREKLILNLRFAHGRTQMEVANEIGIPKLQVSRLEKTALKHMRKYV
- the sigE gene encoding RNA polymerase sporulation sigma factor SigE translates to MFNFKVVLNKLIVKFKVFSKNLFYIGGNDALPPPLTKDEEDELVVRLDTGDKKVRATLIERNLRLVVYIARKFENTGVNVEDLISVGTIGLIKAVNTFDPEKKIKLATYASRCIENEILMYLRRNSKIKTEISFYEPLNVDWDGNELLLSDILGTDNDVVYNIIEDDVDKQLLWLAMQRLNSREKEIVQLRFGLNGATEKTQKEVADILGISQSYISRLEKRIIKRLKKEINKMV
- the spoIIGA gene encoding sigma-E processing peptidase SpoIIGA; protein product: MIVYVDVLILVNFIVNLFILHVTVQTLRKRVKLMWICLSSFVGSLYVLTVVYPGLKYLSYIPFKILIVIVMILIVFREKNIIFIIKACLIFILYSILLAGMCLFIQISNSKNMSFDVIIINFPYEKLLLSVMVIYILIYRIIIFIGDRKKILTLIYTIDIINKSYKKTITAFLDTGNELREPATNLPVLIVERDILSEVMLEKNNTYYIPYTVLNGTNGRLVGFKPEYINIHIDKKNVETRDVIIAFCEYKLSKDNDYNGLMSRGILS
- the ftsZ gene encoding cell division protein FtsZ → MLDFDVDVQEFAQIKVIGCGGGGNNAINRMIMEGLKNVEFIAINTDKQALILSHAVQKIQIGDKLTKGLGAGANPEIGMKAAEESRDEISQAIKGADMVFITAGMGGGTGTGAAPVVAEIAKSMGILTVGVVTKPFPFEGRKRMINAEIGIKTLKETVDTLVTIPNERLLTMVDKKTTLMDSFKMADDVLRQGIQGISDLITIPGLVNLDFADVRTIMLAKGLAHMGVGRASGDNRSQEAAKQAISSPLLETSIVGATGVLLNITGGTDLGLLEINEAAEIVQGAADPDANIIFGAVIDENLKDEIRITVIATGFENEKMLKVKTVPKSKEKEFVKPIEEAAYTKDYETSDLEIPAFLRRQSK
- the ftsA gene encoding cell division protein FtsA, which codes for MNEHIVGIDLGSSKICGAVGKVGSSGKLQIIGITSVVCSGLNKSVVKDIDSTAEAIKQCITQLERMTDIQISEAYISLPGGICELVRNTGMIAISSEDREIKQSDVDRVIEAAKLISVPADKEIVGVEPEQYIVDGYDNIKDPRGMSGARLEVEAQVVMAQSTVVNNLLKSVKRAGIKVSGIVLQPSAISEAVLRREEKDMGIAIVDVGAQTIDISIYKGSKLKYTSILQLGGNNITNDISVCLKVPFSEGERLKLKYGSLVKGKEIDVEKIRVKDSYDNYTDIDNNLLVDIIEARVEELLNLIKRNLLNSEFYKDISGIVIVGGGISLFRGTTELSKQIFNKSVRIGSPDYVGAASPIYVTAVGIVVQASNNLKSNNSFSEEIDEGKWSKKQNKNGKNEFAAKIKGFFADFF